A single window of Luteipulveratus halotolerans DNA harbors:
- a CDS encoding FtsW/RodA/SpoVE family cell cycle protein, with protein MSTVTTHATKTRRNTELVLLAFAIGIVLLAYANVGMAVDDTVPADLGTLGIGVGVLALVFHLVLRWRAAYADPLLLPIATLLNGLGLVMIHRLDLADGKSIGEGSALKQLMWSGLACVVAMALLVAIKDHRRLSRYTFTLGLAGLFLLLLPLVPVIGKNINGSRIWIGFGPFSLQPGEIAKILLTICFASYLVQTRDALSLVGKRVLGFPLPRARDLGPIMIAWLASLGVLVFQKDLGSSLLFFGLFVAMLYVATERRAWIAIGLTLFVVGAVVAWKLFAHLQERVTLWLDPFAPGQSDQVAKGLMGMAAGGLFGTGLGQGHPDETYYANSDFIITSFGEEIGLIGVMAILVLYALMVERGLRTGIGARDGFGKLLATGLAFSLALQVFVVVGGVTRVIPLTGLTTPFLSMGGSSLLANWVIVALLLRISDQARRPVVDERSSSVGQDETQVVKTR; from the coding sequence GTGAGCACCGTCACCACCCATGCCACCAAGACCCGCCGCAACACCGAGCTGGTCCTCCTGGCGTTCGCCATCGGCATCGTGCTGCTGGCCTACGCCAACGTCGGCATGGCCGTCGACGACACCGTCCCCGCCGACCTCGGCACGCTCGGCATCGGCGTCGGTGTGCTCGCGCTCGTCTTCCACCTGGTGCTGCGGTGGCGCGCGGCGTACGCCGACCCGCTCCTCCTGCCCATCGCGACCCTGCTCAACGGCCTCGGCCTGGTGATGATCCATCGCCTCGACCTCGCCGACGGCAAGTCGATCGGCGAGGGCTCGGCCCTCAAGCAGCTCATGTGGAGCGGCCTCGCCTGCGTCGTCGCCATGGCGCTGCTCGTCGCGATCAAGGACCACCGGCGGCTGTCGCGCTACACCTTCACCCTCGGCCTCGCCGGTCTGTTCCTCCTGCTGCTGCCGCTCGTCCCGGTGATCGGCAAGAACATCAACGGCTCACGCATCTGGATCGGGTTCGGCCCGTTCAGCCTGCAGCCCGGTGAGATCGCCAAGATCCTGCTGACGATCTGCTTCGCCTCCTACCTCGTGCAGACCCGCGACGCGCTGTCGCTGGTCGGCAAGCGCGTCCTGGGATTCCCGCTGCCCCGAGCACGCGACCTCGGCCCGATCATGATCGCCTGGCTCGCCTCGCTCGGCGTCCTGGTGTTCCAGAAGGACCTCGGCTCCTCGCTGCTGTTCTTCGGCCTGTTCGTCGCGATGCTCTACGTCGCCACCGAGCGCCGCGCCTGGATCGCCATCGGCCTCACGCTGTTCGTCGTCGGCGCCGTCGTGGCCTGGAAGCTCTTCGCCCACCTGCAGGAGCGCGTCACCCTGTGGCTCGATCCGTTCGCGCCCGGCCAGAGCGACCAGGTCGCCAAGGGCCTCATGGGCATGGCCGCCGGCGGGCTGTTCGGCACCGGCCTGGGCCAGGGCCACCCCGACGAGACCTACTACGCCAACTCCGACTTCATCATCACCAGCTTCGGTGAGGAGATCGGTCTGATCGGCGTGATGGCGATCCTCGTCCTGTACGCCCTCATGGTCGAGCGCGGCCTGCGTACGGGCATCGGCGCCCGCGACGGGTTCGGCAAGCTGCTCGCCACCGGCCTGGCGTTCTCGCTGGCCCTGCAGGTGTTCGTCGTCGTCGGCGGCGTCACCCGCGTCATCCCGCTCACGGGTCTGACCACGCCGTTCCTGTCGATGGGTGGTTCGTCACTGCTCGCCAACTGGGTGATCGTGGCCCTGCTGCTGCGCATCAGTGATCAGGCCAGACGCCCCGTCGTCGACGAACGCAGCAGCTCGGTCGGCCAGGACG
- a CDS encoding PP2C family protein-serine/threonine phosphatase → MPIALHYAARTDLGLGSKSRNEDSGYAGPDLLILADGMGGHAAGDVASSTVVGELVDLDGENLGADDALLQLGEAVRRANDRLRDEMDASEDLEGMGTTLIAMLRSGTKLALANIGDSRAFMMRGGTFSQITKDHSFVQALLDEGRITPEEAEHHPQRSLVTRVLTGRDDDIPDLSLREAQIGDRYLLCSDGLSDYVAGATIEDIMRHGGTPAETADRLIAIALRASTRDNVTVVVADVVDQAEPVHNQPQVVGAAAARHTAGDHAVEPAAAPQTPAEKAAALSREANTPAYDQQPPHGSGPAGPQLAEEGPRKPRAAWLRWGALGGVIALALLVAAFVGYRWSQQQFYVGEQGGLVTIYQGVPQDLGPISLHSVDSKTDIAVSDLPSFYRDRVDGTISASDRNQAIGIVEDLRVEMVKCQIGAADGSACTP, encoded by the coding sequence ATGCCGATCGCGCTGCACTACGCGGCCCGCACCGACCTCGGACTGGGGTCCAAGAGCCGCAACGAGGACTCCGGGTACGCCGGTCCTGACCTGCTGATCCTCGCCGACGGCATGGGCGGGCACGCCGCCGGTGACGTCGCCAGCTCCACCGTCGTCGGCGAGCTCGTCGACCTCGACGGCGAAAACCTCGGTGCGGACGACGCACTGCTCCAGCTGGGCGAGGCCGTGCGCCGCGCCAACGACCGGCTGCGCGACGAGATGGACGCCTCCGAAGACCTGGAGGGCATGGGCACCACGCTCATCGCCATGCTGCGCAGCGGCACCAAGCTGGCGCTGGCCAACATCGGTGACTCGCGCGCGTTCATGATGCGTGGCGGCACGTTCAGCCAGATCACCAAGGACCACTCCTTCGTGCAGGCCCTGCTCGACGAGGGCCGCATCACCCCGGAGGAGGCCGAGCACCACCCGCAGCGCTCGCTCGTCACCCGCGTGCTCACGGGGCGCGACGACGACATCCCCGACCTGTCGCTGCGCGAGGCACAGATCGGCGACCGCTACCTCCTGTGCTCCGACGGCCTGTCCGACTACGTCGCGGGCGCCACGATCGAGGACATCATGCGTCACGGCGGCACCCCCGCCGAGACCGCCGACCGGCTGATCGCGATCGCGCTGCGTGCGAGCACCCGTGACAACGTCACCGTGGTCGTCGCCGACGTCGTCGACCAGGCCGAGCCGGTCCACAACCAGCCGCAGGTCGTCGGTGCCGCCGCCGCCCGCCACACGGCCGGCGACCACGCGGTCGAGCCGGCCGCCGCGCCTCAGACCCCCGCCGAGAAGGCCGCCGCGCTCAGCCGCGAGGCCAACACACCGGCGTACGACCAGCAGCCGCCGCACGGCAGCGGTCCGGCCGGCCCGCAGCTCGCCGAGGAGGGCCCGCGCAAGCCGCGGGCCGCCTGGTTGCGGTGGGGCGCCCTCGGCGGCGTCATCGCACTCGCCCTGCTGGTGGCCGCGTTCGTCGGCTACCGCTGGAGCCAGCAGCAGTTCTACGTCGGTGAGCAGGGCGGCCTCGTCACGATCTACCAGGGTGTGCCGCAGGACCTCGGCCCGATCTCGCTGCACTCCGTCGACAGCAAGACCGACATCGCCGTCTCCGACCTGCCGTCGTTCTACCGCGACCGTGTCGACGGCACGATCAGCGCGAGCGACCGCAACCAGGCGATCGGCATCGTCGAGGACCTGCGCGTCGAGATGGTGAAGTGCCAGATCGGCGCCGCGGACGGGAGCGCCTGCACCCCGTGA
- a CDS encoding FHA domain-containing protein FhaB/FipA, with the protein MSELTVTAVRLGLLALLWAFVFSIVGVLRGDLYGTRVVARRGGGAAPTRQEERRQPRAIRKGPTHLAVTEGSLRGTTLPLTDAGVLIGRNPECALVLSDDFASGRHARIYRRDDGWYVDDLGSTNGTFAGNQRVAQGFKLDVGSRLRIGQTVLELRK; encoded by the coding sequence GTGAGCGAGCTCACCGTCACTGCGGTTCGACTCGGACTGCTGGCGCTGCTCTGGGCCTTCGTGTTCAGCATCGTCGGCGTCCTCCGCGGTGATCTCTACGGCACCCGCGTCGTCGCGCGTCGCGGCGGCGGTGCTGCACCGACCCGGCAGGAGGAGCGCCGCCAGCCGCGCGCCATCCGCAAGGGCCCGACACACCTGGCCGTCACCGAGGGCTCGCTGCGCGGCACGACCCTGCCGCTGACCGACGCCGGCGTCCTGATCGGACGCAATCCGGAGTGCGCACTGGTTCTGTCGGACGACTTCGCCTCAGGACGGCACGCGCGCATCTATCGTCGCGACGACGGCTGGTACGTCGACGACCTCGGCTCCACCAACGGCACGTTCGCCGGCAACCAGCGCGTCGCCCAAGGTTTCAAGCTCGACGTGGGTTCTCGCCTGCGCATCGGGCAGACCGTGCTTGAGCTGAGGAAGTAG
- a CDS encoding FhaA domain-containing protein codes for MGLFDKLERKLEQTVNGAFAKAFRAEVQPVEIASAMRRAMDDRASSIGKNQRPIVPNVFSVELSDTDFGRLTAYRDELSDELVASALEHAETQRYTPGGPVAVTFRRSESLETGVFRIRPSTAKNVEGLQDDDGLDDPARDPDLRSPLESGTALPLPGAERPQQYDQQPYDDRAPYDDRAAAASSYSTEQAPQYDTQQPSYDVPQPTHDNRLPQYDQPHYEQPAPPPPPRKRPQDRPWLDIDGERYPIMSAMTIIGRDDDADVILDDPGISRHHSEIRVTHDGPHLVVTLKDLGSTNGTFVNGDPISSARLLDGDRITVGRTAMTIHIGGRR; via the coding sequence ATGGGACTGTTCGACAAGCTCGAGCGCAAGCTGGAGCAGACCGTCAACGGCGCCTTCGCCAAGGCGTTCCGCGCCGAGGTGCAGCCGGTCGAGATCGCGAGCGCGATGCGCCGTGCCATGGACGACCGCGCGTCCAGCATCGGCAAGAACCAGCGCCCGATCGTGCCCAACGTGTTCTCCGTCGAGCTCAGCGACACCGACTTCGGCCGGCTCACCGCCTATCGCGACGAGCTGTCCGACGAGCTCGTCGCCTCGGCGCTCGAGCACGCCGAGACCCAGCGCTACACCCCGGGCGGGCCGGTCGCGGTCACCTTCCGACGCAGCGAGAGCCTCGAGACGGGCGTGTTCCGCATCCGCCCGTCCACGGCCAAGAACGTCGAGGGGCTCCAGGACGACGACGGCCTCGACGACCCCGCCCGCGACCCCGACCTGCGCTCGCCGCTGGAGTCCGGCACCGCCCTCCCGCTGCCGGGCGCCGAGCGCCCGCAGCAGTACGACCAGCAGCCGTACGACGACCGCGCACCGTACGACGACCGCGCCGCGGCCGCATCGAGCTACTCCACCGAGCAGGCGCCGCAGTACGACACCCAGCAGCCCTCGTACGACGTCCCGCAGCCGACCCACGACAACCGGTTGCCGCAGTACGACCAGCCGCACTACGAGCAGCCCGCTCCGCCGCCTCCGCCGCGCAAGCGACCGCAGGACCGGCCGTGGCTGGACATCGACGGCGAGCGCTACCCGATCATGTCGGCGATGACGATCATCGGACGCGACGACGACGCCGACGTCATCCTCGACGACCCCGGGATCTCCCGGCACCACAGCGAGATCCGCGTGACGCACGACGGCCCGCACCTCGTCGTCACCCTCAAGGACCTGGGCTCGACCAACGGCACCTTCGTCAACGGCGACCCGATCAGCAGCGCCCGTCTCCTCGACGGCGACCGCATCACCGTCGGCCGTACGGCCATGACCATTCACATAGGGGGACGCCGGTGA
- a CDS encoding VOC family protein, which translates to MGVTRIVPDLPVADVARAGETYRRLFDLEVGMDLGWVANLGPADAPAVQLQVMATDASAHSRPTLSIGMATAAEVDEVHDRAVAAGLEIVHPLTDEPWGVHRFFFRDHDGNVVKVVAHR; encoded by the coding sequence ATGGGTGTCACGCGCATCGTTCCTGATCTGCCGGTCGCTGACGTGGCTCGCGCCGGCGAGACCTATCGACGGCTCTTCGACCTCGAGGTGGGCATGGACCTCGGCTGGGTGGCCAACCTCGGCCCGGCCGACGCGCCCGCGGTGCAGCTGCAGGTGATGGCGACGGACGCCTCGGCGCACTCCAGGCCGACCCTCAGCATCGGCATGGCGACGGCCGCCGAGGTGGACGAGGTCCACGACCGGGCGGTTGCGGCCGGGCTCGAGATCGTGCACCCGCTCACGGACGAGCCGTGGGGTGTCCACCGGTTCTTCTTCCGCGACCATGACGGCAACGTCGTCAAGGTCGTCGCCCACCGCTGA
- a CDS encoding DUF4345 domain-containing protein, producing MSALRNLGRLTGWTCAAIGGVQLLGGTRAEPGMGADATVDSHVRFMGPVFAGYGLGWLDAASGPEPDLGRMRVLAGLMALGGVGRLATRATLGRPHRFHDALLAIELAAPVVVEVLARRDPARTPTG from the coding sequence ATGTCAGCTCTGAGGAACCTGGGACGCCTGACCGGCTGGACGTGTGCGGCGATCGGAGGTGTGCAGCTGCTCGGGGGCACACGTGCCGAGCCCGGGATGGGCGCCGACGCCACCGTCGACTCGCACGTGCGATTCATGGGGCCGGTGTTCGCGGGCTACGGCCTGGGCTGGCTCGACGCCGCGTCCGGCCCTGAGCCCGACCTGGGTCGCATGCGTGTGCTCGCCGGCCTGATGGCCCTGGGCGGTGTCGGCCGGCTGGCCACCCGTGCCACGCTCGGGCGACCGCACCGCTTCCACGACGCACTGCTCGCGATCGAGCTCGCGGCCCCGGTCGTGGTCGAGGTGCTCGCGCGACGCGACCCCGCTCGTACGCCGACCGGCTGA
- a CDS encoding DUF1206 domain-containing protein produces the protein MTDARVQAAASGAADAAQQAVRSPWLGHVARLGFVMAGLLHLLIAFIALRVAWTSTPQDADQSGAFGLLAQSTAGKVVLWVGAVGVLALAVVELVEAFAQRGRGDAKDEALASGKSVATAAVYVALAFGAISFARGSGRSSSSQSTTLTGRLMEHTGGRALIVVVALVIAGVGIYYCAKGIRRSFHDDLVEHPGTTVEWLAVVGHVAKGAVLVLVAVLVGVAGVQRQPGRASGLDGALRTLREQAFGPYLLTVVALGLAAYGVYAVVRARYADL, from the coding sequence ATGACGGACGCACGTGTACAGGCTGCCGCGAGCGGCGCGGCCGACGCGGCGCAGCAGGCGGTGCGCAGCCCGTGGCTCGGGCACGTGGCCCGGCTCGGCTTCGTGATGGCGGGTCTGCTGCACCTGCTCATCGCCTTCATCGCGCTGCGCGTCGCGTGGACGAGCACGCCGCAGGACGCCGACCAGTCGGGGGCGTTCGGTCTGCTCGCCCAGAGCACCGCCGGCAAGGTCGTGCTGTGGGTCGGGGCCGTCGGCGTCCTGGCGCTCGCGGTGGTCGAGCTGGTCGAGGCGTTCGCGCAGCGTGGGCGCGGCGACGCCAAGGACGAGGCACTCGCCTCCGGCAAGTCGGTGGCGACGGCCGCGGTCTACGTCGCGCTGGCGTTCGGGGCGATCTCGTTCGCGCGCGGCTCGGGCCGGTCGAGCAGCTCGCAGAGCACCACGCTGACCGGGCGGCTGATGGAGCACACCGGTGGCCGCGCGCTCATCGTCGTGGTTGCACTGGTGATCGCGGGCGTCGGGATCTACTACTGCGCCAAGGGAATTCGCCGGTCGTTCCACGACGATCTCGTCGAGCACCCCGGTACGACGGTCGAGTGGCTGGCCGTCGTCGGTCACGTCGCCAAGGGGGCGGTGCTCGTGCTCGTGGCCGTCCTCGTCGGTGTCGCGGGTGTTCAGCGGCAGCCGGGCAGGGCCAGCGGTCTCGACGGAGCGCTGCGCACGTTGCGCGAGCAGGCGTTCGGCCCGTACCTCCTGACCGTCGTCGCCCTCGGGCTCGCGGCGTACGGCGTCTACGCGGTCGTGCGCGCGCGGTACGCCGACCTCTGA